The following proteins are encoded in a genomic region of Bubalus kerabau isolate K-KA32 ecotype Philippines breed swamp buffalo chromosome 15, PCC_UOA_SB_1v2, whole genome shotgun sequence:
- the LOC129628279 gene encoding olfactory receptor 52K1, translated as MAASNITSTHPAAFLLVGIPGLEHLHVWISIPFCFAYTLALLGNCTLLFIIRDDAALHEPMYLFLAMLAIIDLVLSSTTLPKMLAIFWFRDREINFYACLVQMFFLHSFSIMESAVLLAMAFDRYVAICKPLHYSTILTGPLITKIGLAAVTRAVTLMTPLPFLLRRFHYCRGPVIAHCYCEHMAVVRLACGDTRFNNIYGLAVAMFIVVLDLLFVILSYIFILQAVLQLASQEARYKAFGTCVSHIGAILSTYTPVVISSVMHRVARRAAPHVHILLAIFYLLFPPMVNPIIYGVKTKQIRDHVLSLFWRKNV; from the coding sequence ATGGCAGCCTCTAATATTACCTCAACCCATCCAGCTGCCTTCTTGTTGGTAGGAATTCCAGGTTTGGAGCACCTGCATGTCTGGATCTCCATTCCCTTCTGCTTCGCCTATACTTTGGCTCTTCTAGGCAACTGCACCCTTCTCTTCATTATTCGAGATGATGCAGCCCTCCATGAACCCATGTAcctctttttggccatgctggcaATCATTGATCTTGTCCTCTCTTCTACAACACTTCCAAAAATGCTGGCTATTTTTTGGTTTAGAGATCGAGAAATCAACTTCTATGCCTGTCTGGTCCAGATGTTCTTTCTCCACTCCTTCTCCATCATGGAGTCGGCAGTGCTGCTGGCCATGGCctttgaccgctatgtggccatctgcaagccactGCACTACAGCACCATCCTCACCGGGCCACTTATCACCAAGATCGGCTTGGCTGCTGTGACTCGGGCTGTGACACTAATGACTCCTCTCCCCTTTCTGCTCAGACGCTTCCACTACTGCCGAGGTCCAGTGATTGCCCACTGCTACTGTGAGCACATGGCCGTGGTGAGGCTGGCCTGTGGGGACACTCGCTTCAACAACATCTATGGCCTTGCTGTGGCCATGTTCATAGTAGTGTTGGACCTGCTTTTTGTTATTCTGTCTTATATCTTCATCCTCCAGGCGGTTCTACAGCTCGCCTCTCAGGAGGCCCGCTATAAGGCCTTTGGGACCTGTGTGTCCCACATAGGTGCTATCTTGTCCACCTACACACCTGTGGTCATCTCCTCAGTGATGCACCGTGTGGCTCGGCGGGCTGCCCCACATGTCCACATACTGCTTGCtatcttttatcttcttttccctCCCATGGTCAACCCCATCATCTACGGTGTCAAGACCAAGCAGATTCGTGATCATGTGCTGAGTCTATTCTGGAGAAAGAATGTATAG